The Candidatus Sphingomonas colombiensis genome contains the following window.
ACAGATCGACGAGATCGAGCGTGCGCCGGTTCTGGATCGCCTCGGCCGTGATCGCCGTCACCGCGATCGGCACGTCCTGCAACCGCTCGCTGCGTTTCTGCGCGGTGACGATCACGTCGGGTATTTGCGCCCCGCCACCGGAGGGCGGCTGATCCGCCTGCTGTGCCACGGCGGATTGCGCGACGGCGAGTGCGGCCGCCGAAATGGTGATCCCAAGTGCCCGTTTCATCACGAACGGTCCTCCCCAAAATCTTTGTACGCAAATGATAGCAATAAATACCGTTCTGGCAATTGTTCTTAATAAATTGATATTATTATATATAATTTTGACGCGATGCGCCATTCGACGCAAATCGATAGCAAATATTACCGATGAAACTCGTGCCTGGGATCGAGTCGCCGCCCCTCCCCGGAAGGTGCGCGGACCAGCGCGCAGCCGATCAGAACGAACCATCTTGCGACATGGATCGAAAAATGCATTACTTTGCTTCCTAATTAAAAAAGAAAAGCTCGGTTCGGGCGCGTGTCGTTGTCGCCGCCGAGACAACAGAGAGGAGCCTGGTCATCATGACTCACCGCAACGCGCGCCGACAAATCGCCCTTTCCGGCCTGATCCTGCCGGCCATGCTGCTCCCGGCGATCGCCGCCGCGCAGGTCGCCACGTCAAGCGAAGCCTCCGCGCCCGATGCGGGGACGCAGACGGCCGCAACCGGCGATATCATCGTCACCGCCCAGCGCCGGGAACAGAAGCTTCAGGACGTGCCCGTCGCGGTCACCGCATTCGGCGCCGATCAGCTCAAGGGCAACAACGTCGAATCGATGCAGGACATCGCGACGCGCACTCCGGGGCTGAGTGTCAGCCAGGTCGATCCGATCAACCAGAATTTCGCGATGCGCGGCATCGGCACCGCCGCCGGGATCAGCCAGAATGCGGGCGGCGATCCATCGGTCGTCGTGTTCGTCGATGGCGTTTATGCCGGACGCGGCGGCACCCCGGATATCGACTCGCTCGATCTCGAACGGGTCGAAGTGCTGCGTGGGCCGCAAGGCACGTTGTTCGGCAAGAACGCGATCGGCGGCCTCGTCCAGTTCATCAGCCGCAAGCCTTCGGCCGACCCCTCGTTTCACATCGAGGGAAGCTACGGCAATTACAATCGCTATAGCATCGTCACCTACGGCAACACGCCGATCACCGACAAAATCTTCCTGTCGGTGGGCTTTTCACACAAGCAACGCGACGGTTTCGAATATAACGAAACCACCGGAAACCGCGTAAATAACGAAAATCTGACGACCGGGCGCGCCGCGCTTCGCTTCGTCCCGACCGACAATCTGGACATCATCCTGCGCGGCGATTTTTCGGATCAGAACCAGCTCGGCAATCCGCGCCACAATATTTGCGATCCGACATTCGCCGGCGGGATTCACTGCGTCGGGATCAATCCCGATCCGCGCGTGGTGAACGCCTATACCGACGGCTATATCAAGCGCTTCACCCAGACCTATAGCGCAGAGATAAACTGGACCGTGCCGATCGGGACGATCACGTCACTGACCGCGGTGCGCAAGGTCGATTTCAAATTCCTCACGCCGTTTTTCAGCAACCCGGTCAATCCGCCAAATCAGATCGAGTCCACCGATTTCGGCCATGAATGGGATACGCAATTCAGCCAGGAACTGCGGCTCGCCTTTACCGGCTTCGACGATCGCCTGCACGGCCAGACCGGCATTTATTACCTGCACGAGAACAACAATCGCATCGAGGGGCAGATTCAGGATTTCGCGACCCCGGCGATCACCGGAACCGCAATCTATCCGCAATATGTGAAGGCGCGCAGCTTCGCCGTCTTCGGCCAGCTCGATTACGAGATCGCGCCCAATTTCACCGCGACCGCCGGCGCCCGGATGACCTGGGAGCACAAGGAGGGCGAATTCGCCGGCTTCAAGGTTAGCGGCCCCGGCCTGCCACCACCGCTCGGCTCACTTGCCGGCTATGATGTAGAGGGCGCCAAGAGCTGGAGCGCCTTCACGCCACGCTTCGCGTTGAACTGGAAGGTTGCGCCCGACATCATGTTCTACGGATCGGTGGCGCGCGGCTATAAGAGCGGCGGCTTTCAGGGCCTGTCCGGCACCGCCGCCGGCGCCGCCACTCCTTACGATCCGGAACTGGCATGGGGTTATGAGGCGGGCGCGAAAACGCAGTGGTTCGATCGACGCCTGACGTTCAACCTCGCTCTGTTCAGAACAGATTACAAAAATCTGCAAGTTTCGCAACTTGTTCCGCTGTGCTGCGTCGTGGTCAGCAATGCCGCAAAGGCGAAAATCCAAGGTGTGGAAGTGGAAGCGATCGCCCGCCCCTTCCCCGGCTTCGAGATCGACGGCAGCTATTCATATCTCGATGCCAAGTTCATTTCGTATAATATTCCAGGACAGAATTACACCGGGAACGAACTTCCGCGTTCGCCGAAAAACAAATTCAATATTGGCGCGCAATATGATCTGATGGCTAATGATTGGCGTATCCGCGCGCGCGCCGATTATTCGTGGGTCGGCAACGCATATTTCGACGCGTCCAATATCCCGCAGCAACTCTGGCCGAGCCATGAAAATCTCGATGCGCGCATTTCGCTGCGGGCGCCGGGCAAAGCATGGGAGCTTTCGGTGTGGGGCAAGAATCTGACCGACGCGCTTGTGCCGAATTACGTCACTTATTTCGGGCCTTACCGGCAGATACTGGTTCCTTACGCGCCGCCACGCACTTACGGCGTGAGCTTGTCGTTCGACATGTAGCGCAAGCCTGCCTCCGCGCGGCGACGGCATAGCCAGGTCGCGCGGGGGTGTGCGTCATGCCTATGGCACGGGGAAATGCGGCATCCCGGCGAGAAACACATCGCGCGGCAGATCGCCTTGCCGCCAGGGCGACTGCTGGCCATCGGTTTCGCGATTGACGCTGGTGACGATGCGGCGAAAGGCGGCGTTGAGAGACTGGCGCCGCGCCAGCTCGACCGCCACCGCGCAGGCGAAGAAGCTGCCCCGCCCCGGCTCGCCATCGAATGCGACATTGCCCGGCTCGGTGGAGAACAGCGCCACGGTGGACATGCCGCGGAGCTCGCCCAATTGCGCGAGCCCCGCAGCGCCATCGCGCAGCGCGCTCATCGCGATGGTGGCCAGCGCACGGCTGCCGCCGGTCTTCATCTCCTCGACTTGCAACACGCTCTGTCCACTGTCCGCCGATTGGAACGGGTTGTTGCGACAGGCATCGATGATGATGATGCTCGCGCCGGCACGATCCGCGATCTGTTGAACGATCGCGTCGATCGCCAGCAGGCTGACGCCGTCGGCCGCGAGGAAATAGTTGCGCCCGCCGACCTGAAGCCCGTGGCCGGCATAATAGACCAGCGCGACATCCTCCTTGCGCAGCCGGCTGAGGAAGGCCGCGAGCCCCTCCTGCCACGCCTCGGCGTTCGCCTCCTCCAGCGATTGGATATCGGCGACCCCGGCGCGCGACAGCGCCGCCGCGATCAGGCGCCCGTCGACGATCGCATTGGCAAGATGCAGGTTCTTCTCCGCCCCCACATAATCCGCCGCGATCACCAGCGCGCGTGTCGCCGCCGTCGCGGGCTCCGCACAAAGCAGCCACATCGGAAGCAGCCACAGCATGAGACGAAACACGGCACGGGCGGACATGCTGGGAACACCCCCTCGCTTACAGGATATAGGACAGGCCAATATTGACGCCGTGGCTGACGCGCGGATCATCGAAATTGCGCGGGCCGCTCACCGGAAAGTAAAAGACGCCGCGATAGCGCAGATCCAGCGCCACCCGCTCGCTGAACCGCCGCAGGTAACCGACCGAAATGTCCGGGCCGACCGTGGTTTCCGATGGCCGGCGCGTTTCGTCGCGCACCGCATCGTCGCCGCGGGCGAATGTGGTGGCGAGCGTCAGCCGCTGTTCCGCCAGATGGCTGAGGTGCAGCAGGCCGTTCACATAAACCAGATTGCGCTGATCGACCGGGATGAACGCCGCCGCGCCGATGCGCGCGCCAAAGGTGTTCGACGTGCCTTCGCTCGTCGCGCTGAAGCGATCGACCGATAGCCCGAGATCGATCGGGCCGCCCAGCAGCGCGTTCACCAGATTGGTGCCATTCTGCGTCGCGGCGAACTCCCCGGATACGCTGAGCGCCGAGCGGACGCGCTCCAGCCGCACACCGCCGACGAACGAGAAGGTCTCGTTCAGCCGATGCTGGAGGGTCGCCTCCAGATCGAGCCGGCTGGAACGGACGCGCCCGCGCGATGAGGTGACGAGCAGATCTTCCGCCGTCGTCCCCAGCACCGACAGCCGCTGGGTGCTGCGCGAAATGGCACTGACGCTGGAAGCGGTGCTGCCATGAAGCGCGGTCAGGGTCAGCTGCGTGAGCTGATTGCCGGTCGGCGAAAAGGTGATCGAGGCGCCGTAAAGGGGGAAGAATATCTGATTGCCGCCCGACACGATCTGATTGTCGGCGACGTCGAACGAGGCAGCGGCACCGAACAATTCACGCAATTGCGCATTGGTTGCCGCGATACGCGCGACGGTGCCCTGTTCGAATGCGACTTGCGCCGTGGTCTGCTGTTGCGAGCTATTGTCGAAATAGCCTGAAAAACGCGGCGTTATCGTAATTTGCGCCGCCGCGGCGGTGGACAGAAACGCCAGCGCCACGCCGCTTAACGCGCGCGCCAGCCTGCGCGCACCGCGCCCGGTCAGCCTGTCAGAAATGGTTCGCCCCCTTCGCCAAGCCCGAAATAGGCTCCAGCGGATTGCATCACGGCGACTGGTTAAAATTTCGCTGCCACCGGCAATTCGGCCGCCGCGGCGCGACGCCCGATCTACGCCTGCGAACCCCCTTGCGCCGCGAACCATGGCGCAAGGCGACGCAGCGCCTCTTCGATCCGATCAGTCGATACCGCGAAACTGAAACGCATGAAGCGATGACCGTCGATAGGATCGAAATCGACCCCGGGCGCGGTCGCGACCCCGGTATCGAGCAACATCCGCATGCAGAAATCCATGCTGTCGTCAGTCAAATGACCAATATCGGCGTAAATATAGAAAGCCCCATCGGGGGGCGCGATCCGGCGCAGACCAAGCGCGGGGAGCGCCTCCAGCAACAATCCGCGATTGCGTGCATAGGTGCGGATATTGCCTTCCAGCTCGTCGCGCTCCTCGAACGCCACCAGCCCGGCATGTTGCGCGAGCGACGGCGGCGTCAGGAACAGATTGCCCATCCGCGCGCGCGCCGCATCGATCAGTTCGGGCGGCGCCACCAGCCAGCCGAGCCGCCATCCCGCCATGCTGAAATATTTGGAAAAGCTGTTGATGATCAGTGCGCCCGCATCGTCGCACAACACCGATCGCGCCGGGCCGACATAGCTCAGCCCATGATAGATCTCGTCCGAGATGATACGGATCCCGCGCCGACGGCATATATCGACGATCGCGGCCATCTCATCGGGCGCGATGATCGTGCCGGTCGGGTTTGCCGGGCTGGCGAGGATCAGCCCGTGCGGCGCGGGATCGAGTCGCTCGATCGCTGCGGCGGTGATCTGGAACCGCTCCGCCTCACCGCAACCGATCTCGACCGGATCGAGGTGCAAGGCCTTCACCGTGTTGCGATAGGCGACATAACCCGGCCGCGCGAACGCCACCCGCTCCCCCGGCGCGAACAGGCACGATAATGCGAGCACCAGCGCCGGCGATGCGCCGCACGTCAGGATCACCTGTTCGGGATCGACCGTGACGCCATGAACTTCGGCATAGTGACGCGCGATCCGCGCCTTGAGCGCGCCGCTTTCCCAATAGCCCATGCCATCGGTGTCGAGCACGCGATGCGCCGCCGCGATCGCCGCCGCTGGCGCGCCGGTGGAGGGCTGACCGAATTCCATATGGATCACCGAGCGCCCCTCTGCGGAGAGGCGGTGGGCGGTACGGCTGATGGCGATGGCGTGAAACGGATCGATGCTTGCGGACATGACGCGGGCTTAACCGCGTTGGCGGCGGAAGCAAATCGCGCTCACGGGAATGAGTTTGCCGGCGCTAAACGATACCCACGCCTATTCGCTGCCCGACGCCGCCCGTCCGCCAGTCGCGAACTGCGTCCGGAGTGCCTCCAGTTCCCATTGTCGCAGAGGCTCTAGCGCACCGGCCGCCTTGCCCGCGCGAAGGCGCTCGCGGTCCTTTTCGGAAGGTTCGATGCGGCGCACCCGGACCGCCGCCTGCCCCTGTGCCTTGATGCCAAGCCGATCGGCCGCCCCCCGCGACAGATCGATAATCCGCCCTTTCTGCAGAAACGGGCCACGATCATTGATCCGCACGATGATCCGCCGTCCCGTGTCGAGCGCCGTCACCTCGACATAGGTCGGCAAAGGAAGCGTAGTGTGGGCAGCGGTAATCCATTTCGGCCGAAAACGTTCACCATTGGCGGTACGGTTGCCGGATTCGCTGCCATACCAACTCGCATATCCGAGCAGGTCATAAGCCGGTGCGGCCGCCGGGACGTAAGTCGTTCCGCGTACCGCATAAGGCGGCCCGATCCGTACCGGGGTGTCACGCACGGGCCGGTAATTGCCGCCCGCGCATCCCGATAGGAGCAGGATTGCAGCGGCGATAACGGCCGTTTGGATATTCGCGTGTCTTGGCATGCATCGAGCCGTAACCGCTTGGAACGAAAGATTGAAGTCGCCGCACGTCGCTCAAGCCGCCGAACGCATCCGTCCACCACGTCACGACGCTTCCCCGCTTTTGGCCATGCCGCTCCGATCCGATGCGGGCGTTGCCAACCACCGATCTTACGGTGTTCGAGTTCAATCCTGGCCGCTATGGGCTGACATTGAACGAACTCGCCACCCGGTGTCACTGCGGCAAATGTCGAAGCGACCACGGCCGCGCAATGCCGGACGGAGCCAAACAGAATGACTGAAGCCGTTCTCTCTCCCGAGACCGCGCCCGCCCGATCCGACGCCCTGTCCACTGCGGCGCGCCTGCGCGCGATCGTCGCGGGATCGATGGGCAATTTGATCGAATGGTATGACTTCTACGTCTATGCCTTCACCGCGCTCTATTTCTCCGCCGAGTTCTTTCCCAGCGGCGATCGCACCGCGCAATTGCTCGGCACATCGGGCATCTTCGCGGTCGGCTTCCTGCTCCGCCCGCTTGGTGGCTGGTATTTTGGCCGTTTCGCCGATCGACACGGTCGCCGCAGTGCGATGATCGTGTCGATCATCATGATGGGCGCCGGATCGGCGCTGATCGCGATTCTGCCCAATTATGCCGCGATCGGCGCTGCGGCGCCCGCGCTTCTGCTTGTCGGGCGCATGATCCAGGGCTTTTCGACCGGCGGCCAATATGGCACCGCCGCGACCTATCTCAGCGAGATATCCTTCAGCGGTCGCCGGGGATTTTTCGCGTCGTTCCAATATGTCACGCTGATCGGCGGGCAATTGCTCGCGCTTCTCGTGATCCTGCTTCTCCAGCAGGTGCTGAGCGCGGAGGCCATGCGCGGCTGGGGCTGGCGCGTGCCGTTCGCCCTGGGCGCGGTCGCCGCGCTCGCGATATTGCTGTTCCGCAACGCGCTGCATGAGACCGCGAACCGTTCCGGCGGCCACCCGGACGCGGGCACGCTGCGTGGATTGCTCCCGCACTGGCGCCCGTTCGTCACGGTGCTCGGGCTGACGGCGGGCGGATCGCTGATGTTCTACGTCTTCTCGACGTACATGCAGAAATACCTCGTCAACACCGCGCATATGGATCCCAAGACGGTCAATTGGGTGATGACCTCGGTCTTGATCCCGTTCGCCCTGCTGCAACCTGTATTCGGCGCGCTGTCCGATCGGATCGGGCGACGCACCAACATGCTGTTGTTCGGCGCATTGTCGACATTGCTGACCATGCCGATCCTCAGCCTGCTGGCGGGCGTCACCAGCGCGTTCGCCGCGTTCGGGCTGATCCTCGCCGGGCTGACGATCAACAGCATCTACACGTCGATCAGCGGCCTGTTCAAAGCGGAGCTGTTCCCGATTCACATCCGCGCGCTGGGCGTCAGCCTCGCATATGGGATCGGCAACGCGTTGTTTGGCGGCACGGCGGAATATGTCGCGCTGAGCTTCAAGCAGGCGGGCAACGAAAGCGGTTTCTATTGGTATGTCACCGCGATCTGCGCCGTCGCGTTCGTCACCGCGATCCTGATGCGCGATACCAGCAAGGGCGATCCGCTGAGCGACGCGGTCGCCTGAGCCCACCCGCCGCTTTCCTTCCACGGCTCCGGCGCCATACCGATCGCCGGGCATAAGATGGGGCCGGGGCCACGGCCTCAGAGGATAGGGAATATTTCCAATAGAATATGGCGGAGCGGGAGGGATTCGAACCCTCGATACGGTTTTGCCGTATACTCACTTTCCAGGCGAGCGCCTTCGACCACTCGGCCACCGCTCCGCATGCCTTGGAGGGCGACGCACTAGGGTGCCGCGGCGGGATACGCAAGCGTTGGTGTTCACGATTGCATGATGCGCGCAGCGGCGGCAGCATCGGCGCATGATTATCGACATGCTCGCACTGCTCAGCCTGCCCTTTACGCAAGCCGCCGCCGCAACGACCGGCGCGACATCGCATGAGCCAGCGGCCGCGCCGTCCGAAATTGTCGCGCGCGCGCCGGCGGCGGACTGGCGCGCGATCCCGGCGGACGAACTGGCGGTCCTCGAACTGGCTCCCGATGCCGCCGGCCATCCTCGCCGCATTGTCATCCAGTTGCTCCCCGCCCCCTTCTCGCAAGCGTGGATCGACAACATCCGGCGGCTCGCCCGCGCGCACTGGTGGGACGGAACCAGCGTCAACCGGGTGCAGGACAATTACGTCGCGCAATGGGGCGATGCGACCGAGAAGAAGCCGCTGCCTCCCGGCCTGTCGCCGATCCCGCAGAGCGATTACGTCGCCGATCTCGGCCGCACCTATCTCGACGGCGCGATCGTGCGCCAGGCGGGATCGCGCGACTTCGTGGGCCGCGTGGCGAGCAGCGGACGAGATGCCTATGCGCCGCTGACCTTCAACTGGCGGGGTTGGCCGATCGCGGGCGCGCGACAGGGCGCGGATGGCGTCGCCGCCGAAACCGTCGCCTGGCCGGTACATTGCTATGGCATGGTCGGCGTTGGGCGGAACATGCCGCCGGATACCGGCAATGGCGCGGAGCTCTATGCGGTGATCGGCCACGCACCGCGCCATCTCGATCGCAATATCGCGCTGGTCGGACGGGTGATAGAGGGCATCGAGCATCTCTCCGCCTTGCCGCGCGGGACGGAGGCGCTCGGCATGTATGCGACCGCCGCGGAGCGCGTGCCGATCATATCGCTGCGCCTCGC
Protein-coding sequences here:
- a CDS encoding caspase family protein is translated as MSARAVFRLMLWLLPMWLLCAEPATAATRALVIAADYVGAEKNLHLANAIVDGRLIAAALSRAGVADIQSLEEANAEAWQEGLAAFLSRLRKEDVALVYYAGHGLQVGGRNYFLAADGVSLLAIDAIVQQIADRAGASIIIIDACRNNPFQSADSGQSVLQVEEMKTGGSRALATIAMSALRDGAAGLAQLGELRGMSTVALFSTEPGNVAFDGEPGRGSFFACAVAVELARRQSLNAAFRRIVTSVNRETDGQQSPWRQGDLPRDVFLAGMPHFPVP
- a CDS encoding peptidylprolyl isomerase, yielding MIIDMLALLSLPFTQAAAATTGATSHEPAAAPSEIVARAPAADWRAIPADELAVLELAPDAAGHPRRIVIQLLPAPFSQAWIDNIRRLARAHWWDGTSVNRVQDNYVAQWGDATEKKPLPPGLSPIPQSDYVADLGRTYLDGAIVRQAGSRDFVGRVASSGRDAYAPLTFNWRGWPIAGARQGADGVAAETVAWPVHCYGMVGVGRNMPPDTGNGAELYAVIGHAPRHLDRNIALVGRVIEGIEHLSALPRGTEALGMYATAAERVPIISLRLASELPGAEQPRFEYLATDSASFVRYADARANRRDEFFIQPAGGADICNVPTPIRRVK
- a CDS encoding aminotransferase class I/II-fold pyridoxal phosphate-dependent enzyme, whose translation is MSASIDPFHAIAISRTAHRLSAEGRSVIHMEFGQPSTGAPAAAIAAAHRVLDTDGMGYWESGALKARIARHYAEVHGVTVDPEQVILTCGASPALVLALSCLFAPGERVAFARPGYVAYRNTVKALHLDPVEIGCGEAERFQITAAAIERLDPAPHGLILASPANPTGTIIAPDEMAAIVDICRRRGIRIISDEIYHGLSYVGPARSVLCDDAGALIINSFSKYFSMAGWRLGWLVAPPELIDAARARMGNLFLTPPSLAQHAGLVAFEERDELEGNIRTYARNRGLLLEALPALGLRRIAPPDGAFYIYADIGHLTDDSMDFCMRMLLDTGVATAPGVDFDPIDGHRFMRFSFAVSTDRIEEALRRLAPWFAAQGGSQA
- a CDS encoding MFS family transporter gives rise to the protein MTEAVLSPETAPARSDALSTAARLRAIVAGSMGNLIEWYDFYVYAFTALYFSAEFFPSGDRTAQLLGTSGIFAVGFLLRPLGGWYFGRFADRHGRRSAMIVSIIMMGAGSALIAILPNYAAIGAAAPALLLVGRMIQGFSTGGQYGTAATYLSEISFSGRRGFFASFQYVTLIGGQLLALLVILLLQQVLSAEAMRGWGWRVPFALGAVAALAILLFRNALHETANRSGGHPDAGTLRGLLPHWRPFVTVLGLTAGGSLMFYVFSTYMQKYLVNTAHMDPKTVNWVMTSVLIPFALLQPVFGALSDRIGRRTNMLLFGALSTLLTMPILSLLAGVTSAFAAFGLILAGLTINSIYTSISGLFKAELFPIHIRALGVSLAYGIGNALFGGTAEYVALSFKQAGNESGFYWYVTAICAVAFVTAILMRDTSKGDPLSDAVA
- a CDS encoding TonB-dependent receptor, which produces MTHRNARRQIALSGLILPAMLLPAIAAAQVATSSEASAPDAGTQTAATGDIIVTAQRREQKLQDVPVAVTAFGADQLKGNNVESMQDIATRTPGLSVSQVDPINQNFAMRGIGTAAGISQNAGGDPSVVVFVDGVYAGRGGTPDIDSLDLERVEVLRGPQGTLFGKNAIGGLVQFISRKPSADPSFHIEGSYGNYNRYSIVTYGNTPITDKIFLSVGFSHKQRDGFEYNETTGNRVNNENLTTGRAALRFVPTDNLDIILRGDFSDQNQLGNPRHNICDPTFAGGIHCVGINPDPRVVNAYTDGYIKRFTQTYSAEINWTVPIGTITSLTAVRKVDFKFLTPFFSNPVNPPNQIESTDFGHEWDTQFSQELRLAFTGFDDRLHGQTGIYYLHENNNRIEGQIQDFATPAITGTAIYPQYVKARSFAVFGQLDYEIAPNFTATAGARMTWEHKEGEFAGFKVSGPGLPPPLGSLAGYDVEGAKSWSAFTPRFALNWKVAPDIMFYGSVARGYKSGGFQGLSGTAAGAATPYDPELAWGYEAGAKTQWFDRRLTFNLALFRTDYKNLQVSQLVPLCCVVVSNAAKAKIQGVEVEAIARPFPGFEIDGSYSYLDAKFISYNIPGQNYTGNELPRSPKNKFNIGAQYDLMANDWRIRARADYSWVGNAYFDASNIPQQLWPSHENLDARISLRAPGKAWELSVWGKNLTDALVPNYVTYFGPYRQILVPYAPPRTYGVSLSFDM
- a CDS encoding septal ring lytic transglycosylase RlpA family protein, yielding MPRHANIQTAVIAAAILLLSGCAGGNYRPVRDTPVRIGPPYAVRGTTYVPAAAPAYDLLGYASWYGSESGNRTANGERFRPKWITAAHTTLPLPTYVEVTALDTGRRIIVRINDRGPFLQKGRIIDLSRGAADRLGIKAQGQAAVRVRRIEPSEKDRERLRAGKAAGALEPLRQWELEALRTQFATGGRAASGSE